In Fusobacterium sp. IOR10, the genomic window GTGATGAGGAGGGAGGTTATTTTGAAGGATTAGATACAATAATAGAAATTGACGATACCCCTATAGAAACAGATGATAATTCAAAAATAACAGAAGATGAAGAAGAGTCAGAAGATATAACAAATATATTAAATAACTTTTAAAGGAGAAAATTAAATTGAAAAAATTATTTATTTTATTTAGTCTAATGTTAGTTTTTTCTTTTGAAATTTTCTCAAGAGAAAGAATAGAAAATATAGACAAAAAATTATTTAAAGGTGGAATAGTTTATGTGAAAACTGAGAACACACCTTATACAGGAAAATTAACAGGAAAAAATATAGTTGAAGTATATAAAAATGGAATAAAAGATGGATATTTTAAAGGAATAATTAAAATAGAAGAGGAAGTTCTTTTTTATGAAGGAAGATATGTACAAGGTATAAAACATGGTATTTGGTATTTGAAATACAGTAATGGAGTAACTAAAGCTATTATGAAATATAATTATGATAGACCCCATGGACATTGGTCATATTTTTACCCTGATAAATCTATGGAAGGATATGAAAATTTAAAAGATGGCTTATTATTTGGAAAAGTAGTACAATATAACAAGGATGGTAGTTTAAAAACCACAGTAAATTATAAAAATGGACTTCTTGAGAACGAAGGAACATTTTTCTATAATAGTGGAAATTTAAAAGCAGAAACTAATTTTGTATTAGGAAAGTTAAATGGTTCTATTAGAATTTATTCTGATGGTGGAAATATATTATTAGATGGACATTATATTAATAATAGAAGACAGGGGAAATGGGTAATGTTCTATAGAAATGGGGATTTGAAAACTACCATTGAATATAAAAATGGTTTAAAAGATGGTGACTTAGTTATATATGATAAGTCTGGAATGATTTTAGACGTTGCAAAATTTAGAAATGGTTTGGAAATTGGAAGTGGAGAAACAAAGGCACCTAAGCTTAGAGATAATATAGTTGGGATGTTTAAGAAGTTTAATAGGGATTTA contains:
- a CDS encoding toxin-antitoxin system YwqK family antitoxin, translating into MKKLFILFSLMLVFSFEIFSRERIENIDKKLFKGGIVYVKTENTPYTGKLTGKNIVEVYKNGIKDGYFKGIIKIEEEVLFYEGRYVQGIKHGIWYLKYSNGVTKAIMKYNYDRPHGHWSYFYPDKSMEGYENLKDGLLFGKVVQYNKDGSLKTTVNYKNGLLENEGTFFYNSGNLKAETNFVLGKLNGSIRIYSDGGNILLDGHYINNRRQGKWVMFYRNGDLKTTIEYKNGLKDGDLVIYDKSGMILDVAKFRNGLEIGSGETKAPKLRDNIVGMFKKFNRDLKYEKYNKILTEME